AATAAAGTCAAGTGTTAAGTCGGCCATAGTAATCGCTGGAGCATTAGAGCGGTTTCTAACAGCTTTTACATAATCAAAGGCCTGAGTCATACTTCCGCCACCGCCTCTAAGCACACATTCTGCATACATTAAGTAAGCATCAGCCAAACGGAACAACGGAAAATCAGTACTTGAAAAACTGGTTGGTGTAGTAGGTCCTGTAAAATTCGAGTTTCTGAATTTTGTACAAGGGTAACCATCCGTCCATGTTTTGTAATTAGTCATTTCATAACTATGCCCTGTGGTCCAAAAAAGTTGTGCTCTGGCATCTGGCGAAGTAGCAAGATCTCCAAACAAACTATACCATGCTTTAGTAGCTCTGTGCCCTCCCCATCCTTCAGTGGCTCCATAAGCACTAAGTGTCATAGTTTCTGAATTTAAACTCCCATTTACTAAGTACGTGGTGTTTCCATAACTTTGACTTGAAATGGCATCAGCAATTAATGGGAAAATAATTTCAGGTGAAGTATTGTTATCTCCTGAAAAGTTCTGTGTGAAGTTTGTAGCCAAGGAATAGCCACCTTCAGTAATAACTTTGTCTACATAAATAAGCGCATCATCGTAGCGGGCTGCTCCGGTATATACTTCAGCATTTAAGTACAATTTAGCCAACAGCATTCGTGCCGTGGCTTTATTGGCTCTTCCATATTGATTGGTTTGAGGTAATTTGTCTTCAATGGCTAACAATTCAGACTCCACATAATTAAATAACTGTGTTCTGGAGGCTTCAGGTAACGGATCTGCTGTTCCATAATTCTCTGTCGTAATCAAAATACCTTTACCAAAACAGTCAATCATATAGTAATAAGCTAACGCACGCAAAAAACGCAATTCACTCACATACAATTCTTTATCAGGACCATTAGTGTTACTTAGTGCATTTATCAGGTTGGTTGTTTGAGGAACAGTATAATAAACTCTGTCAAATAAATACCTGAAAAATTTATTGTTTTGTGTCCAGTTTGAAGTTGTAGTCAACTGATCCAAACCGTCATCACCCCAACGATTTTTCATATCGTCTGCGGTAAAATCCTGTAAGTTGATAATTCCTCTTAAGAAACCGGTCTCTCCGGCATCATTGGCAACGATATCTGAACTTCCGGGACCTGACGGACCAGTTAGAGCAAAGGTGCCATACATTTTTGACACTAACCCTTTCACTGCTTCCGGATTGTTTTGAAGTAAATTTTCCAAAGTGTCTCCAATTAATGGTTTTTGATCCAATTCTTGGGAACAAGACACCATTAGCAAGATTGCTGCAACAAGGGATACTCTTTTTAAAGTTGTTTTCATATTTTATATTTTTTTTAAAAATCAATACTTAAACCCATATTAAATACTCTAGGTCTCGGATAAAAATCAGTCTGTATTCCTGAAAAGCTTTCCGGATCTTGGCCTTTATATTTGGTTAAAATGAATAAATTATTTACACCAACAGATAAACGCATGGTAGTTTCTTTGTAAATTTTATCAAATTTATATCCCAAAGAAATACTTTCACAACGTAAAAAAGTTGCATCATGAATAAAGTAATCTGAAACTGCTGACTTGTCCTGAATGGTTGTGAAAGGCAAATAACCACTTAAAGCATTGTTAAGATTGGTGCTTTGACCCGGCAACACCTTTTCTTTATAACCAAACTGGTACTCCGGACTGTTGTATACGTTCCCTCCAAACTGACCTCTGAAGCTGGCATTAAAATCAAAATTTTTGTAATTAAACGTAGTACCAAAACCAAAAGTCCAATTAGGTGCCATAGCCAAATAATAACGGTCATCTTCATTAATTTGTCCATCTCCATTTCTATCCACAAAGGCCTCAGGAACTGGTTTGCCGGCACTATCATATACTTGCTCATAAACCCATGCAGAATTAGGTTGTTCCCCTACTGCATGATAGGTTAATGTTCTACCAATTCCCGGTATTTTATTTAATTCAATTCTTGATGTTCCATTTAATGCATCAACATTCCCGATATTATAGGCTGCGTTGGCATTTACAGTCCAGTTAACCTTATCCGTTGATACTATTTTACCGGTAACACTAACCTCAACTCCTTTTCTGGAAAGAGTTCCTGCATTATCAACAAAACTATTAGTTAAAAACTGCCCTGATGGGAAATTAACCAATGCTAATAAATCGGTAGTTTTACTGTAATAAGCATCAATAGTTCCTGTCAACAAACTGTTTTTAAGGATGTCAAAATCCAATCCAACATTGTATGTAACTGTTTTTTCCCAAGTTAAATTTGGATTGTAAGGATCTATAGAAAAAGTACCAATTCCCGGTAAATATTGCCCTTGAGCACTACCAATAGTATAGGTAGGAATATACGAATAATACCCAGCAAAAGTAACATCTCTGAAATCACTGTTCCCAGTATAACCATACCCCAATCTCAATTTTAAATCATTGATTGTAGACGAATTTTTTAAGAAACTCTCTTCTTTCATTTTCCATGCAAAAGCGGCTGATGGAAAATAACCCCATCTACTATCTTTAGGAAATAATGAAGACGCATCACCTCTTAGGGTAAAACTAAAAAGGTATTTATCCAATATGTCAATGTTAGTTCTTCCAAAATAAGACTCCAAAACCATTTGACCATAATATCTTCTGTTTGGGTTGTTTACTGATGCGGGATCATCTTCTCTTAAACCAGAGACGGTGTTATATCGGAATTGTTTTTTATTTCCATCCAATATAAAACTCTGATAGTTATGCCCTCCTTGAGCCTCAAATTTAGAAACAAAACCATTTAATTTTTTTGAATAAACTAAGTAAGCATCAACCGTTTTATTCATTATCGTTTGATTTTCCTTGTAATTTAATCCCGGATTAAAAATATAATT
Above is a genomic segment from Flavobacterium phycosphaerae containing:
- a CDS encoding RagB/SusD family nutrient uptake outer membrane protein is translated as MKTTLKRVSLVAAILLMVSCSQELDQKPLIGDTLENLLQNNPEAVKGLVSKMYGTFALTGPSGPGSSDIVANDAGETGFLRGIINLQDFTADDMKNRWGDDGLDQLTTTSNWTQNNKFFRYLFDRVYYTVPQTTNLINALSNTNGPDKELYVSELRFLRALAYYYMIDCFGKGILITTENYGTADPLPEASRTQLFNYVESELLAIEDKLPQTNQYGRANKATARMLLAKLYLNAEVYTGAARYDDALIYVDKVITEGGYSLATNFTQNFSGDNNTSPEIIFPLIADAISSQSYGNTTYLVNGSLNSETMTLSAYGATEGWGGHRATKAWYSLFGDLATSPDARAQLFWTTGHSYEMTNYKTWTDGYPCTKFRNSNFTGPTTPTSFSSTDFPLFRLADAYLMYAECVLRGGGGSMTQAFDYVKAVRNRSNAPAITMADLTLDFILDERGRELNFEGHRRSDLIRFGKFTGGSYLWPWKGNAVNGTSIPDTYKLFPIPLTALDANPNLTQNPGYN